In a single window of the Longimicrobium sp. genome:
- a CDS encoding BON domain-containing protein codes for MPPYDGGYGRQGAGNGFNRNPGFGGGMGQRPSPYDGSFGGHDEGTFGPARYGLGPYHQRLRKRQRPDEELKSDVEDALFYDTWVDAEAITVEVSGGVVTLRGELPDYDEVRYATDDAWDVDGVRGVRSELRVNSARRPPLDQV; via the coding sequence ATGCCGCCTTACGACGGGGGTTACGGCCGCCAGGGCGCCGGAAACGGCTTCAACCGCAACCCCGGCTTCGGCGGCGGAATGGGACAGCGCCCGAGCCCTTACGACGGCAGCTTCGGCGGCCACGACGAGGGCACCTTTGGCCCCGCGCGCTACGGCCTCGGCCCGTACCACCAGCGCCTCCGCAAGCGCCAGCGCCCGGACGAGGAGCTGAAGAGCGACGTGGAGGACGCCCTCTTCTACGACACCTGGGTGGACGCCGAGGCGATCACGGTCGAAGTGAGCGGCGGCGTTGTCACCCTGCGAGGCGAGCTCCCCGACTACGACGAGGTCCGCTACGCCACCGACGACGCCTGGGACGTGGACGGCGTGCGCGGAGTGCGCTCGGAGCTGCGCGTGAACAGCGCCCGCCGCCCCCCGCTGGACCAGGT
- a CDS encoding pentapeptide repeat-containing protein: MEQRILSDRDLWMLVASGHLNLRGAVLDGARLERANLAGANLERCSLRGAQLAGANLKGANLSGAELEGADLKGADLIEANLTEAYLKSAGLWGAYLERATMEWAYMEGAYLEWAYLKRAHLTGAYLKGAILTGADMEKANLKGANLTGAYLRGVELGGAMLEYATLEHADLGGAKLHGADLKGANLTGATLVSADLSGADLSGCTLKGADLSGANLERANLTGADLERAELGDARVTAEQLESAVREVEREQRTA, encoded by the coding sequence ATGGAGCAGCGGATCCTGTCGGACCGGGACCTTTGGATGCTGGTCGCGTCGGGGCACCTCAACCTGCGCGGCGCCGTGCTGGACGGGGCGCGGCTGGAGCGCGCCAACCTGGCCGGCGCCAACCTGGAGCGCTGCTCGCTGCGGGGGGCGCAGCTGGCGGGCGCCAACCTCAAGGGCGCCAACCTGAGCGGCGCCGAGCTGGAGGGCGCCGACCTCAAGGGCGCCGACCTGATCGAAGCCAACCTCACCGAAGCGTATCTCAAGAGCGCCGGCCTGTGGGGCGCCTACCTGGAGCGCGCCACGATGGAGTGGGCGTACATGGAGGGCGCCTACCTGGAGTGGGCGTACCTCAAGCGCGCGCACCTCACCGGGGCGTACCTCAAGGGCGCCATCCTGACCGGCGCGGACATGGAGAAGGCGAACCTCAAGGGCGCCAATCTCACCGGCGCGTACCTGCGCGGGGTGGAGCTGGGCGGGGCGATGCTGGAGTACGCCACGCTGGAGCACGCGGACCTGGGCGGCGCCAAGCTGCACGGGGCCGACCTCAAGGGTGCCAACCTGACGGGCGCCACCCTCGTCTCCGCCGACCTCTCGGGCGCGGACCTTTCCGGCTGCACGCTCAAGGGCGCGGACCTGAGCGGGGCCAACCTGGAGCGCGCCAACCTCACGGGCGCCGACCTGGAGCGCGCCGAGCTGGGCGACGCGCGCGTCACCGCCGAGCAGCTGGAGTCCGCGGTGCGCGAGGTGGAGCGGGAGCAGCGCACGGCCTGA
- a CDS encoding glycerophosphodiester phosphodiesterase codes for MSPSRPGFRYLAGAPLLIAHRGGSGLAPENTLVAFRQALEWWRADVLEIDVQPTRDGDAVVIHDPNVDRTTDGGGPVCELTVGELAGLDAGYRFTPDGGATFPFRGAGVRISTLREVLEALPHARVNVEIKDARAQEPVWETVRALGAEQRVLIAAGDRKNRARFAKYSGPTSASSQEMYAFYALHKLRLGRLYRPAVDAWQMPDSHGGRQVLDPLWVREAHAKNVAVHVWTIDETEDMRRLLSWGVDGIVSDRPDRLARVLHEVAARPLPPGPPPGEMEPWLARLLRA; via the coding sequence ATGTCCCCGTCTCGTCCCGGCTTCCGCTATCTCGCCGGCGCTCCCCTACTGATCGCGCACCGCGGCGGCTCCGGCCTCGCGCCTGAGAACACTCTTGTCGCGTTTCGCCAGGCGCTGGAGTGGTGGCGGGCGGACGTGCTGGAGATCGACGTCCAGCCGACGCGGGATGGGGATGCGGTGGTGATCCATGATCCCAACGTGGACCGCACGACCGATGGTGGCGGGCCGGTGTGCGAGCTGACGGTGGGGGAGCTGGCGGGGCTGGATGCGGGGTACCGCTTCACGCCGGACGGGGGCGCCACCTTCCCCTTCCGCGGCGCGGGCGTGCGCATCTCCACCCTGCGCGAGGTGCTGGAGGCGCTGCCGCACGCGCGCGTGAACGTGGAGATCAAGGACGCGCGGGCGCAGGAGCCGGTGTGGGAGACAGTGCGCGCGCTCGGGGCGGAGCAGCGCGTGCTGATCGCGGCGGGAGATCGAAAGAACCGCGCGCGCTTCGCTAAGTACTCCGGCCCCACCAGCGCGTCGTCGCAGGAGATGTACGCCTTCTACGCCCTCCACAAGCTGCGCCTCGGCCGCCTCTACCGCCCTGCCGTCGATGCCTGGCAGATGCCCGATAGCCACGGCGGCCGGCAGGTGCTCGATCCGCTCTGGGTGCGGGAGGCGCACGCAAAGAACGTGGCCGTGCACGTGTGGACGATCGACGAGACCGAGGACATGCGCCGCCTCCTCTCCTGGGGCGTCGATGGCATCGTGAGCGACCGTCCGGACCGCCTGGCGCGGGTCCTCCACGAAGTCGCCGCGCGGCCGCTCCCCCCCGGCCCGCCGCCGGGCGAGATGGAGCCGTGGCTGGCGCGGTTGTTGCGCGCCTGA
- a CDS encoding sigma-54 dependent transcriptional regulator has protein sequence MSDATKILVIDDETAILDTLRILLRREGFQVETAVGGQQGVARMEELRPDVVLSDVRMPNVGGLEVLLAAKDLDPSLPVILMTAQASLQTAIRAVNEGAFYYIQKPFANDEMVAICRRAAESRQLKRENQALKTEIRRRDRGDSARPIGRSKRFLDVLKTAETAAPTDSTILVTGESGAGKEVLAKYIHEISGRSDGPFVSINCGALPESLLESELFGHTKGSFTGAHRDKQGLFVAAKGGTFFMDEVGEMSPATQVKLLRVLQEREVIPVGATEAVPVDVRIVAATNRDLEEEIRRGGFRSDLYYRLNVITVHLPPLRDRGEDVPLLASFFLERFAGGRGKETPRLSQEAVDALASYDWPGNVRELENALERAAVLTADGEIQVSALPTRITERAPQPLVSAALPPNPTLEIIERAYIHWVLHSESGNKTRAAEVLGIDPSTLYRKLLRYGMDAG, from the coding sequence ATGTCCGACGCCACGAAAATCCTCGTCATCGACGACGAAACCGCCATCCTCGACACCCTCCGCATCCTCCTGCGCCGGGAGGGCTTCCAGGTGGAGACCGCCGTGGGGGGGCAGCAGGGGGTGGCCCGGATGGAGGAGCTGCGCCCGGACGTGGTGCTCAGCGACGTGCGGATGCCCAACGTGGGCGGGCTGGAGGTGCTGCTGGCCGCGAAGGATCTGGACCCGTCGCTTCCGGTGATCCTGATGACGGCGCAGGCGTCGCTCCAGACGGCGATCCGCGCGGTCAACGAGGGGGCGTTCTACTACATCCAGAAGCCCTTCGCCAACGACGAGATGGTCGCCATCTGCCGGCGGGCGGCGGAGAGCCGGCAGCTCAAGCGCGAGAACCAGGCGCTCAAGACAGAGATCCGCCGCCGCGACCGGGGCGACTCCGCGCGCCCCATCGGCCGCAGCAAGCGCTTCCTGGACGTGCTGAAGACGGCCGAGACCGCCGCCCCCACCGACTCCACTATCCTCGTGACGGGGGAGAGCGGCGCGGGCAAGGAGGTGCTCGCCAAGTACATCCACGAGATTTCCGGGCGCTCGGACGGCCCGTTCGTCTCCATCAACTGCGGCGCCCTCCCCGAAAGCCTTCTGGAGAGCGAGCTCTTTGGCCACACCAAGGGCTCCTTCACTGGCGCGCACCGCGACAAGCAGGGCCTGTTTGTCGCGGCGAAGGGCGGCACGTTCTTCATGGACGAGGTGGGCGAGATGTCGCCCGCCACGCAGGTCAAGCTCCTGCGCGTCCTCCAGGAGCGCGAGGTGATCCCCGTCGGCGCGACGGAGGCGGTGCCGGTGGATGTTCGCATCGTGGCCGCAACCAATCGCGACCTTGAGGAAGAGATCCGCCGCGGCGGCTTCCGCAGCGACCTGTACTACCGCCTCAACGTCATCACTGTCCACCTTCCCCCGCTGCGCGACCGCGGCGAGGACGTGCCGCTGCTCGCCTCCTTCTTCCTGGAGCGGTTCGCGGGCGGGCGCGGAAAGGAGACGCCGCGGCTCTCGCAGGAGGCGGTCGACGCGCTCGCGTCGTACGACTGGCCCGGGAACGTGCGCGAGCTGGAGAACGCCCTGGAGCGCGCCGCCGTCCTCACCGCCGACGGCGAGATCCAGGTGTCCGCGCTCCCCACACGCATCACGGAGCGCGCCCCGCAGCCCCTCGTCTCCGCCGCCCTGCCGCCCAACCCGACGCTGGAGATCATCGAGCGCGCGTACATCCACTGGGTCCTGCACTCCGAGAGCGGCAACAAGACGCGGGCGGCCGAGGTGCTGGGGATCGATCCCTCGACGCTGTACCGGAAGCTGCTGCGGTACGGGATGGATGCGGGGTGA